Proteins encoded by one window of Bradyrhizobium sp. B097:
- a CDS encoding MAPEG family protein has translation MAQEYIFWPMIVMALLTFIPLGMMPIKRIQSALRGETTPDDYKLGESARVPADVSLPNRNYMSTLEVPVLFHVLSLALYATSRVNVVFLPLAWAYVVLRMGHSIIHLTYNRVMHRLVPFAASNFVLIAMWVMFALSLFRFGSN, from the coding sequence ATGGCACAGGAATATATCTTCTGGCCGATGATCGTGATGGCGCTGCTCACCTTCATCCCGCTGGGTATGATGCCGATCAAACGAATCCAATCCGCACTTCGCGGCGAAACCACGCCGGACGATTACAAGCTCGGCGAATCGGCGAGGGTGCCGGCGGACGTCTCGCTTCCCAATCGCAACTATATGAGCACCCTCGAAGTGCCGGTGCTGTTTCACGTCCTGTCGCTAGCGCTCTACGCAACCAGCAGGGTCAATGTAGTCTTCCTGCCTCTGGCCTGGGCCTATGTCGTGCTGCGGATGGGCCACAGCATTATCCATCTGACCTACAACAGGGTCATGCACCGACTGGTCCCGTTCGCCGCCAGCAACTTCGTGCTGATTGCCATGTGGGTCATGTTCGCACTCAGTCTTTTTCGGTTCGGTTCGAACTAG
- a CDS encoding A24 family peptidase, translated as MPIDREALYFIASYGALCVLCCTVALIDLRHGIIPDWLNLAIAALGLAHVVVTESMTAAFSAMAIAALVGVLFFLLQRLYFVLRHVDGLGLGDVKFLAAATIWVGAFGIPTLLLIAALAALAVAGSLQLAGHEMKRQTSIPFGPFLALGLLLTPALQNWLGLS; from the coding sequence ATGCCAATCGATCGCGAAGCTCTTTATTTCATTGCATCCTACGGCGCGCTTTGCGTGCTGTGCTGCACCGTCGCGCTGATCGATCTGCGCCACGGCATCATTCCCGATTGGCTGAATCTTGCGATCGCGGCACTCGGGCTCGCACATGTCGTGGTCACTGAAAGCATGACAGCCGCGTTCAGTGCGATGGCGATCGCCGCCCTCGTCGGCGTCCTGTTCTTCCTCTTGCAGCGCCTTTACTTCGTCTTGCGGCATGTCGACGGATTGGGACTTGGCGACGTCAAGTTTCTTGCCGCCGCAACGATCTGGGTCGGAGCTTTTGGCATTCCGACTTTGCTGCTGATCGCGGCGCTCGCGGCACTTGCTGTCGCCGGCAGCCTGCAACTCGCAGGACACGAGATGAAGCGCCAGACGTCGATCCCGTTCGGCCCCTTTCTTGCGCTCGGACTACTCCTGACGCCGGCCCTGCAGAACTGGCTCGGATTGAGCTAG
- a CDS encoding EfeM/EfeO family lipoprotein, producing the protein MHKMRVAACLALLAASAGVRAANAGALEDGAERYRPYLIEGVASALAGARALRERAAAVDLPGARKAWLSARAGWERSEVFTAGFVPELDAQIDAWPNADSGFHAIEAKLFGAGSTDVATDATGLVEHLNDLHGKLKDIKLTPQGLLDGTVRLAYEVGESKADGGESRISGTSLDDMRNNIAGIDFAYHTIFSAALNTVDGKLDEMVTNRIEQLEAIVATPDLPHVNIADLRQTSEELVVALQSASAKLGLQRPTLEAQAR; encoded by the coding sequence ATGCACAAGATGCGAGTGGCGGCGTGCCTTGCTTTGCTGGCAGCGTCGGCAGGCGTGCGCGCCGCGAACGCGGGCGCTCTCGAGGACGGCGCCGAGCGCTATCGGCCGTATCTGATCGAGGGCGTTGCCAGCGCGCTGGCGGGTGCGCGTGCGTTGCGCGAGCGCGCCGCTGCGGTGGATTTGCCCGGTGCACGGAAGGCTTGGCTGTCGGCGCGCGCCGGTTGGGAGCGCTCGGAGGTGTTCACCGCAGGCTTCGTCCCAGAGCTCGATGCGCAGATCGACGCCTGGCCGAACGCGGACAGCGGGTTCCATGCCATCGAAGCCAAGCTGTTCGGAGCCGGTAGTACCGACGTCGCTACCGATGCGACTGGCCTTGTCGAGCACCTGAACGATCTTCACGGCAAGCTCAAGGATATCAAGCTGACGCCGCAAGGCCTCCTGGATGGCACCGTGCGGCTCGCTTACGAAGTCGGCGAGAGCAAAGCCGATGGCGGCGAGTCGCGCATCAGCGGCACCTCGCTGGACGATATGCGCAACAATATCGCCGGCATCGACTTCGCCTATCACACGATTTTCTCCGCCGCGCTCAACACGGTCGACGGCAAGCTTGACGAGATGGTGACGAACCGGATCGAGCAGCTCGAGGCGATCGTCGCGACGCCCGACCTGCCGCATGTCAATATCGCCGATCTGCGCCAGACCAGCGAGGAGCTGGTCGTCGCGTTGCAGAGTGCCTCGGCAAAGCTCGGGCTGCAGCGCCCGACGCTGGAGGCGCAGGCGCGATGA
- a CDS encoding cytochrome c peroxidase encodes MKSLQLRPAALLSAVIALALLGRAAAFPVDGDKTVLPVATELNEDALDKPREVFQSERTGAKSYLVNLGDLAFNSPGLLGEVARQAGVSCGTCHVNGANNAKFFMPKMSSRPGTFDTTGPLFNPKANNLSFDPVRIPSLRGARYLAPYGADGRFASLRDFVHNVITSEFAGPEPSPATLDAIVAYLHDIDFLPNPSLGPAGRLAGKITDAERRGEALFAKPFPHDPALSCAGCHVPSSGFVDHQQHDVGSGGLFKTPTLRNADFNAPYFHDGRFDNFNQVVDYFDRTFQLDLSAQDKGDLVAYLTAVGDGVQPYERDGAGATLKEINDFSTVLATAIPAGDKDIVALAVDTIGRELRELTEQYPDRKNTSVSGGEQQRVLARSGLKELVLTLRRIEMAVAAGRNADAATEFRNYRNLMAAAVPALLASAEPWSLFNQNVHDQHYAALREVMRSGHVSH; translated from the coding sequence ATGAAATCGCTTCAGCTGCGTCCGGCTGCGCTGCTCTCCGCGGTCATCGCCCTTGCGTTGCTTGGGCGCGCGGCGGCGTTTCCGGTCGATGGCGACAAGACCGTGCTGCCGGTTGCGACCGAGCTGAACGAGGATGCGCTCGACAAGCCGCGCGAGGTGTTCCAGTCCGAGCGGACCGGCGCCAAGTCGTATCTGGTGAATCTCGGCGATCTCGCCTTCAATTCGCCGGGGCTGCTCGGCGAGGTGGCGCGGCAGGCCGGCGTGAGCTGCGGCACCTGCCACGTCAATGGCGCAAACAACGCCAAATTCTTCATGCCGAAGATGTCGAGCCGGCCCGGCACGTTCGACACTACGGGGCCGCTGTTCAATCCGAAGGCCAACAACCTTTCGTTCGATCCGGTGCGGATTCCGAGCCTGCGCGGCGCCCGCTATCTCGCACCCTACGGCGCCGATGGCCGGTTCGCCTCGCTGCGTGACTTCGTCCACAACGTCATCACCAGCGAGTTCGCAGGTCCCGAGCCGTCGCCGGCCACGCTCGATGCGATCGTGGCCTATCTTCACGACATCGATTTCCTGCCCAATCCGAGCCTTGGTCCCGCCGGGCGGCTGGCCGGCAAGATCACCGACGCGGAGCGTCGCGGCGAAGCGCTGTTCGCGAAGCCGTTCCCGCACGATCCGGCGCTGAGCTGCGCGGGGTGCCACGTGCCATCGTCCGGCTTTGTCGATCATCAGCAGCATGACGTCGGCTCGGGCGGCCTGTTCAAGACGCCGACCCTGCGCAACGCCGACTTCAACGCGCCGTATTTCCACGATGGCCGCTTCGACAATTTCAACCAGGTCGTCGATTATTTCGACCGGACCTTTCAGCTCGACCTCTCGGCGCAGGACAAGGGCGACCTCGTTGCCTATCTCACGGCCGTCGGCGACGGCGTGCAGCCCTATGAACGCGACGGCGCCGGTGCAACGCTGAAGGAGATCAACGATTTCTCGACGGTGCTCGCGACCGCGATTCCCGCCGGCGACAAGGACATCGTCGCGCTTGCAGTCGATACGATCGGCCGCGAGCTGCGCGAGTTGACCGAGCAATATCCCGATCGCAAGAACACCAGCGTGTCCGGCGGCGAGCAGCAGCGCGTGCTTGCGCGCAGCGGGCTGAAGGAGCTCGTGCTCACGCTGCGGCGAATCGAGATGGCCGTTGCCGCAGGCCGCAACGCCGACGCTGCAACCGAGTTCAGGAATTATCGCAATCTGATGGCGGCTGCGGTGCCTGCGTTACTGGCGAGCGCCGAGCCGTGGTCGTTGTTCAATCAAAATGTGCATGATCAGCATTACGCCGCGCTTCGCGAGGTGATGCGCTCCGGGCACGTCTCGCATTGA
- a CDS encoding alkaline phosphatase family protein: MSLNYKKHWRTSTALCIASTVLVATAAYAAHYPGGHSDWDKRPHHNHQAHQEADRVKNDHDHDDKDRGGKGKTASPIKHVIILIGENRGLDHTFGIYKPKGKGQTISNLLSRGIVNEDGTPGPNFAQAQQYSVAGQPSFYIGAPAIAKSPYNATNVMPQPNTNGTPTAQNDTSPPFKTIAEASVEKDMDPADLDILTTGFSGLPTGVLDTRVPGAGGLNGPFPLQGEQISDDDYTGDSTHRFYQDWQQEDCSAASATKKNNSGCLNDLFPFVMATYSASNKSMANSMGFYNAQQGQAPILKMLADRFTLSDNFHQSFHGGTGANHFMLGTGDAAFWSDGKGNPVTPPANLIANPNPVAGSVNRYTVDGNWSNCSDVFQPGVKPIVTYLNNLPYAAEPNCKPNHYYMLNNVNPGYLPNGALSGGNNVPPSSVRTIGDALIEKNITWAFYGGAFNDAVALSNAAVAANPSNPNLGAAAVADPAHALGVAYCQICNPFQYATSIMANPTVRQAHMKDTADLITAIQHNTLPAVSFGKPDGLLDGHPQSSKVDLFEAYVLNVLNALDNNPELKADTAVFITWDEAGGYWDSGYTQSIDFFGDGPRIPTLILSPYSTGGKVNHNYADHVSLLKFIERNWALEPLTHRSRDNLPNPTYSKNNEYVPTNSPALSDLFDAFDFSKPVTLSYTE; the protein is encoded by the coding sequence ATGAGTTTGAACTACAAAAAGCACTGGCGAACCAGCACCGCGCTCTGCATCGCGTCAACGGTGCTCGTCGCAACAGCCGCATATGCCGCTCACTATCCGGGCGGACACAGTGATTGGGACAAGCGCCCGCATCACAATCACCAGGCGCATCAGGAAGCTGATCGCGTCAAGAATGACCACGATCATGACGACAAGGATCGCGGCGGCAAGGGCAAGACCGCTTCGCCGATCAAGCACGTCATCATCCTGATCGGTGAGAACCGCGGCCTCGATCACACCTTCGGTATCTACAAGCCGAAGGGCAAGGGGCAGACCATCTCCAACCTGTTGTCGAGGGGCATCGTCAACGAGGATGGAACGCCGGGACCGAACTTTGCGCAGGCGCAGCAGTACTCGGTTGCGGGCCAGCCGTCCTTCTACATCGGCGCGCCGGCGATCGCGAAGTCGCCCTACAACGCGACCAATGTGATGCCGCAGCCGAACACCAACGGGACGCCGACCGCGCAGAACGACACTTCGCCCCCGTTCAAGACGATCGCCGAAGCCAGCGTCGAAAAGGACATGGACCCGGCCGATCTCGACATCCTGACCACCGGCTTCAGCGGCCTGCCGACCGGTGTGCTTGATACCCGCGTTCCCGGCGCCGGCGGTCTCAACGGACCGTTCCCGCTGCAGGGCGAGCAGATCAGCGACGACGACTACACCGGCGATTCGACCCATCGCTTCTATCAGGACTGGCAGCAGGAAGACTGCAGCGCCGCCAGCGCCACCAAGAAGAACAATTCGGGTTGCCTGAACGATTTGTTCCCGTTCGTGATGGCGACCTATTCGGCGTCCAACAAGAGCATGGCCAACTCGATGGGCTTCTACAATGCCCAGCAGGGTCAGGCCCCGATCCTGAAGATGCTCGCCGACCGCTTCACGCTGAGCGACAACTTCCACCAGTCGTTCCACGGCGGCACCGGCGCGAACCACTTCATGCTCGGCACCGGCGATGCAGCCTTCTGGAGCGACGGCAAGGGCAATCCGGTGACGCCGCCGGCGAACCTGATCGCCAACCCGAACCCGGTCGCGGGCTCGGTCAACCGCTACACGGTCGACGGCAATTGGAGCAACTGCTCTGACGTGTTCCAGCCCGGCGTGAAGCCGATCGTCACCTACCTCAACAATCTGCCGTACGCGGCGGAGCCGAACTGCAAGCCGAACCACTACTACATGCTCAACAACGTCAATCCGGGCTATCTGCCGAACGGCGCGCTGTCGGGCGGCAACAACGTCCCGCCGTCGTCGGTTCGTACGATCGGTGACGCTTTGATCGAGAAGAACATCACCTGGGCGTTCTATGGTGGTGCGTTCAACGACGCCGTGGCGCTTTCCAACGCCGCGGTTGCCGCCAACCCCTCGAACCCCAACCTCGGCGCCGCCGCGGTCGCCGATCCGGCGCACGCGCTCGGTGTTGCCTACTGCCAGATCTGCAACCCGTTCCAGTATGCGACCTCGATCATGGCCAATCCGACCGTGCGTCAGGCTCACATGAAGGACACGGCGGATCTGATCACGGCGATCCAGCACAACACGCTGCCCGCAGTGTCGTTCGGCAAGCCGGACGGTCTGCTCGACGGTCATCCGCAGAGCTCGAAGGTTGATCTGTTCGAGGCCTATGTCCTGAACGTGCTCAACGCGCTGGACAACAATCCGGAGCTGAAGGCCGACACCGCGGTCTTCATCACCTGGGACGAAGCCGGCGGCTACTGGGACTCCGGCTACACGCAGTCGATCGATTTCTTCGGCGATGGACCGCGTATTCCGACCCTGATCCTCTCGCCCTATTCGACGGGCGGCAAGGTCAACCACAACTACGCCGACCACGTTTCGCTGCTGAAGTTCATTGAGCGCAACTGGGCTCTCGAGCCGCTCACGCACCGCAGCCGCGACAACCTGCCGAACCCGACCTACTCGAAGAACAACGAGTACGTCCCGACCAACAGCCCGGCACTGTCTGACCTGTTCGATGCGTTCGACTTCAGCAAGCCGGTCACGTTGTCCTACACCGAGTGA
- a CDS encoding cytochrome c peroxidase, with the protein MAFPLGGDQTVLPAGTEFSEDALARPREIFHSEAMGGRKSYLVNLGDLAFNSPSILGGKARQAEMSCGTCHVNGASNPKLFVPGASSRPGTFDTTSLVFNAKTFNSILDPVRIPSLRGARFLAPYGHDGRMTSLRDFVYNVIVNEFSGPRPSDAVLDGLVAYINDIDFLPNPKIAPGGRLAAQASVEERRGEALFFKPFPKQAELSCAGCHIPAGTFNDQLRHDVGSGGLVKTPTLLNANFNAPYFHDGRYDSYEQVVDHFDRVFDLELSTQDTQDLVAYLNAVGDGERAFDKDGVVLRMKEVLELSSVLEVAIPAADTAVVSLAVTGVGAELRELTEHIPDIRNTSVGGKDERLAARAILKDLVLTLRRIDLEVGAGRIDEAMVEYRKFAQLVNFDVPVALKKAEPWSLFNSNVHQSHYTALGRMLPVTSRQPQ; encoded by the coding sequence ATGGCATTCCCGCTCGGCGGCGACCAGACCGTGCTGCCGGCCGGCACCGAATTTTCCGAGGACGCGCTGGCGCGGCCGCGCGAAATCTTTCATTCCGAAGCGATGGGCGGGCGCAAGTCCTATCTGGTCAATCTCGGCGATCTCGCGTTCAATTCGCCTTCCATCCTGGGCGGCAAGGCCCGCCAGGCCGAGATGAGCTGCGGCACCTGTCACGTCAACGGCGCATCGAACCCGAAATTGTTCGTTCCGGGCGCATCCTCCCGCCCCGGCACCTTCGACACGACCAGCCTTGTCTTCAACGCGAAGACGTTCAACAGCATCCTCGATCCGGTCAGGATTCCGAGCCTGCGGGGCGCCCGCTTCCTCGCCCCCTACGGACATGACGGGCGCATGACCTCGCTGCGCGACTTCGTATATAATGTCATCGTCAATGAGTTTTCCGGGCCGCGGCCGAGCGATGCGGTTCTCGACGGCCTCGTCGCCTATATCAACGATATCGATTTCCTGCCCAATCCGAAGATTGCGCCCGGCGGCAGGCTTGCCGCGCAGGCCAGTGTTGAGGAACGGCGCGGCGAGGCGCTGTTCTTCAAGCCGTTCCCGAAGCAGGCCGAGCTGAGCTGTGCCGGCTGTCATATTCCGGCCGGAACCTTCAACGACCAGCTGCGTCACGACGTCGGATCGGGCGGGCTGGTCAAGACCCCCACCTTGCTCAACGCCAACTTCAATGCGCCCTACTTCCACGACGGCCGCTATGACAGCTACGAACAGGTCGTCGATCATTTCGATCGCGTGTTCGACCTCGAACTGTCGACCCAGGACACGCAGGACCTCGTGGCCTATCTCAATGCGGTCGGCGACGGCGAACGCGCCTTCGACAAGGACGGCGTCGTGCTCCGGATGAAGGAAGTGCTGGAGCTCTCGAGCGTCCTTGAGGTCGCGATCCCGGCCGCCGACACCGCAGTGGTGTCATTGGCCGTGACCGGGGTCGGCGCCGAACTGCGCGAATTGACCGAGCACATCCCCGACATCAGGAACACCTCGGTCGGCGGCAAGGACGAGCGGCTCGCCGCGCGCGCGATCCTGAAGGATCTCGTTCTGACCTTGCGCCGCATCGACCTCGAGGTCGGCGCCGGCCGGATCGACGAAGCGATGGTGGAATACCGCAAATTTGCCCAGCTGGTGAATTTCGACGTTCCGGTCGCCCTGAAGAAGGCCGAGCCCTGGTCCCTCTTCAACAGCAACGTGCATCAGTCGCACTACACGGCGCTCGGCCGGATGCTGCCGGTGACAAGCCGACAGCCGCAGTAA